A genome region from Coffea arabica cultivar ET-39 chromosome 7e, Coffea Arabica ET-39 HiFi, whole genome shotgun sequence includes the following:
- the LOC113701991 gene encoding heptahelical transmembrane protein 4-like yields the protein MGKDQRDFAETKVGGGSCDNDQRVYNCSKEGKGKRLWKKVKYQLVEYHSLPGYLKDNEYILGHYRSGWPLKHILLSIFTIHNETLNVWTHLIGFFLFLSLTIYTAMKVPSVVELPTLQHLPDVLKKADLQKLQEEFLTCLPSLPHMPDLQKFRDELKTSLLSMDLLPSPSTWHVVELLTNCLPERFLHSNHTDACVLRGMKEDVANMIAPLLVRPITRWPFFAFMGGAMFCLLASSTCHLLSCHSERLSYIMLRLDYAGIAALISTSFYPPVYYSFMCYPFFCNLYLGFITILGIGTILVSLLPVFQTPEYRTMRASLFFVMGLSGAAPILHKLILFWNQPEALHTTGYELLMGAFYGIGALVYAMRVPERWMPGKFDIAGHSHQLFHVLVVAGAYTHYRAGLVYLRWRDLQGC from the exons ATGGGCAAGGATCAAAGGGATTTTGCAGAGACAAAAGTTGGGGGAGGATCATGTGACAACGATCAAAGGGTTTACAATTGTTCAAAGGAAGGGAAAGGGAAGAGATTGtggaagaaggtgaagtaccagCTGGTAGAGTACCACTCGTTGCCTGGCTATTTAAAGGACAATGAGTACATTCTTGGTCATTACCGGTCTGGATGGCCTCTCAAGCATATACTGCTCAGCATTTTTACCATTCATAATGAGACCCTCAATGTCTGGAC GCACTTGATAGGtttctttctcttcctttcCCTCACCATTTATACAGCAATGAAGGTCCCAAGCGTTGTGGAACTTCCTACTTTACAACATCTCCCTGATGTTTTGAAGAAAGCTGATCTTCAGAAATTGCAAGAAGAATTTTTGACTTGCCTTCCTTCCTTGCCACACATGCCTGATTTGCAAAAATTTCGAGACGAGTTGAAGACCTCATTGCTTTCCATGGATTTGTTGCCATCCCCATCTACTTGGCATGTTGTAGAGCTCCTCACCAATTGTTTGCCTGAGCGATTCTTGCATAGCAACCATACTGATGCCTGCGTTCTG CGTGGCATGAAGGAAGATGTGGCTAACATGATAGCACCGTTACTGGTGAGACCGATTACACGCTGGCCATTCTTTGCTTTCATGGGTGGTGCTATGTTTTGCTTGCTGGCAAGCAGCACCTGCCATTTGCTCTCATGCCACTCAGAGCGTTTATCATACATCATGCTCAGGCTTGATTATGCGGGGATTGCTGCTCTAATCTCGACCTCCTTCTATCCTCCTGTTTACTATTCCTTCATGTGCTATCCATTCTTTTGCAACTTGTACCTGGGATTCATTACTATTCTGGGAATTGGTACCATATTGGTTTCCCTTCTACCAGTATTCCAAACTCCAGAATATCGTACTATGCGGGCATCCCTCTTCTTTGTGATGGGGTTGTCAGGTGCGGCGCCAATTCTGCATAAGCTAATTCTATTTTGGAACCAGCCTGAGGCACTTCATACAACTGGGTATGAACTTCTAATGGGAGCTTTTTATGGTATTGGAGCACTGGTCTACGCCATGAGAGTTCCTGAAAGATGGATGCCTGGAAAGTTTGATATTGCTGGGCACAGTCACCAACTCTTCCATGTGCTTGTAGTTGCAGGGGCTTATACCCATTACCGTGCAGGGCTAGTTTATCTAAGGTGGCGGGACCTGCAGGGTTGCTGA
- the LOC113702502 gene encoding putative glycosyltransferase 7, whose translation MLSPDQSHLQTAATMPKHNSLLRTKTSSFFSSCFLYAAGTSASFLLAWAFWSFFSSPAPSANPSFSRGLASEAALSCPAGKAGHNRSYDPPDPTFYDDPELSYTIEKTIKNWDEKRREWLEKHPSFAAGAADRILMVTGSQATPCKNPIGDHLLLRFFKNKVDYCRIHGYDIFYNTVLLQPKMFSFWAKMPAVKAVMLAHPEAEWIWWVDSDAAFTDMDFTLPLDRYKAHNLVVHGWPHLIHKEKSWTGLNAGVFLMRNCQWSMDFMEEWASMGPQAPEYDKWGVIQRTTFKDKTFPESDDQTGLAYLILKEREKWGNKIYMEDEYYFEGYWMEIVGTLESITDAYTGIEKRERRLRRRHAERVGESYGKVWEEHLKDAGYGRGSWRRPFMTHFTGCQPCSGDHNQMYSGQSCWEAMQIALNFADNQVLRRYGFVHRDLLDTSTVLPLPFDYPASDLVGGAS comes from the coding sequence ATGCTATCTCCAGACCAGTCACACCTTCAGACAGCAGCCACCATGCCTAAGCACAACAGCCTCCTCCGCACCAAAACCTCGTCGTTTTTCTCCAGCTGCTTTCTTTACGCTGCCGGAACTTCCGCTTCCTTTTTATTAGCCTGGGCCTTCTGGTCCTTCTTCAGTAGCCCCGCCCCTTCTGCGAATCCCTCTTTCTCGAGGGGCCTAGCTTCCGAGGCTGCCCTCAGCTGCCCCGCCGGGAAAGCGGGTCACAACCGGAGCTACGATCCGCCCGACCCGACTTTCTATGACGACCCGGAATTGAGCTACACCATTGAGAAGACCATCAAGAACTGGGATGAGAAGAGGCGGGAGTGGCTCGAGAAGCATCCCTCGTTCGCCGCCGGAGCAGCTGACAGGATTTTAATGGTCACGGGTTCTCAGGCGACGCCCTGCAAGAACCCTATCGGGGATCACTTGCTGTTGAGGTTCTTCAAGAATAAGGTGGACTACTGCAGGATCCACGGCTACGATATCTTCTACAACACCGTGCTGCTGCAGCCGAAGATGTTCTCGTTTTGGGCAAAAATGCCTGCCGTGAAAGCGGTCATGTTGGCCCATCCGGAGGCGGAGTGGATCTGGTGGGTAGACTCAGACGCAGCCTTCACCGACATGGACTTCACGCTGCCGCTGGATCGCTACAAGGCCCATAATTTAGTGGTCCACGGCTGGCCTCACTTGATTCACAAGGAGAAGAGCTGGACGGGGCTGAACGCTGGAGTGTTTCTGATGCGCAACTGTCAGTGGTCAATGGATTTCATGGAAGAATGGGCGAGCATGGGGCCTCAAGCCCCGGAGTACGACAAATGGGGCGTGATTCAGCGGACGACGTTCAAGGACAAGACGTTTCCGGAGTCAGACGATCAGACGGGGTTGGCTTATCTGATcctgaaagagagagagaagtggGGGAACAAAATTTACATGGAGGATGAATATTATTTTGAGGGGTACTGGATGGAAATCGTGGGGACGCTGGAGAGCATCACCGACGCGTACACGGGGATTGAGAAACGGGAGAGGAGATTGAGGAGGAGGCATGCAGAGAGAGTGGGGGAGAGTTATGGTAAGGTGTGGGAGGAGCACCTTAAGGACGCTGGGTATGGGAGGGGGAGTTGGAGGAGACCGTTCATGACTCACTTCACGGGGTGTCAGCCTTGTAGCGGGGACCACAACCAGATGTACTCTGGACAGTCTTGCTGGGAAGCGATGCAAATTGCTCTGAATTTTGCTGATAATCAGGTGCTTAGGAGATATGGGTTCGTGCACCGGGATTTATTGGATACGTCCACCGTCCTGCCTCTGCCGTTCGATTACCCAGCATCGGACCTTGTTGGAGGCGCTTCCTAG
- the LOC113702281 gene encoding galactomannan galactosyltransferase 1-like — MTRIKVHTKAPTFFRDCRPFILAVFVAILLLYALWSFTETAWTNLSVSAIFSNATTDHCTSQPQSLNRTHDPPEPTFYDDPELCYTLDKPIDNWDDKRKSWLKLHPSFADNVQDRILLLTGSQPSPCKSPIGDHLLLRGFKNKADYCRIHGYDIFYSNACFDPKLCNVWAKVAVIRASMVAHPEAEWIWWMDSDAIITDMDFKIPLQRYKEHNLVVPGWPNLVYEKKSWVAVNTGSFLMRNCEWSLEFLDVWASMSPRSPDYKYWSETLMSTLSDKVIPGADEQSSLVYLLLREKKKWGDMIYLENQYYLHGYWVEIVGRLNNIIKKYLDTEAKVPVLRRRVAEVVSESLDGVWERYLRDAGGFGNSGWRRPFITHFTGCQPCTGKHDPAYKGNACWVAMEKSLNFADNQVLRRYGFMHPDLGNGSSVFPVPFDFPADEKEELV; from the coding sequence ATGACCAGAATCAAGGTTCACACCAAAGCGCCGACATTTTTCAGAGATTGCAGGCCCTTCATCCTCGCTGTATTTGTCGCCATTCTACTCCTTTATGCTCTCTGGTCCTTCACTGAAACTGCTTGGACAAACTTATCCGTCTCCGCCATTTTTTCAAACGCCACCACCGACCACTGCACTTCCCAACCCCAATCCCTCAACCGAACCCACGACCCGCCAGAACCCACGTTTTACGACGACCCGGAACTCTGTTACACCCTAGACAAGCCCATCGATAACTGGGACGACAAGAGAAAATCATGGCTGAAACTTCACCCCTCGTTTGCCGACAACGTCCAAGACCGCATACTCCTCCTCACAGGATCACAGCCCTCACCCTGCAAGAGCCCCATCGGCGATCATCTACTCCTCAGAGGTTTCAAGAACAAAGCCGACTACTGCAGAATCCACGGCTACGATATCTTCTACAGTAATGCTTGTTTTGACCCGAAATTGTGCAACGTCTGGGCTAAAGTAGCTGTAATTCGAGCTTCCATGGTGGCCCACCCGGAAGCCGAGTGGATCTGGTGGATGGACTCGGATGCCATCATCACCGACATGGACTTCAAAATTCCGTTACAGAGGTACAAGGAGCACAATCTCGTGGTACCCGGCTGGCCCAACTTGGTTTACGAGAAGAAGAGCTGGGTAGCCGTAAACACCGGGAGTTTCCTGATGAGAAATTGTGAATGGTCCTTGGAGTTCTTGGATGTTTGGGCGAGCATGAGCCCGCGGAGCCCCGATTACAAGTATTGGAGCGAAACGTTAATGTCCACCCTTTCGGATAAGGTGATTCCAGGAGCTGATGAGCAATCGTCTCTAGTTTATTTACTATtgagggaaaagaagaaatgGGGAGACATGATTTATCTGGAAAATCAGTATTACTTGCATGGCTATTGGGTCGAAATTGTGGGGAGGTTAAATAACATAATTAAGAAGTATTTGGATACAGAGGCAAAGGTGCCGGTGCTGAGGAGGAGAGTTGCGGAAGTGGTGAGTGAGAGCTTGGATGGGGTGTGGGAGAGGTACCTGAGAGATGCCGGTGGTTTTGGAAATAGTGGGTGGAGACGGCCGTTTATTACTCATTTTACCGGATGTCAGCCGTGTACCGGAAAACATGACCCGGCGTACAAGGGTAACGCCTGCTGGGTTGCGATGGAGAAGTCTCTGAATTTTGCCGATAATCAGGTTCTCCGGAGGTATGGTTTTATGCACCCGGATTTAGGGAATGGGTCGTCGGTGTTTCCAGTTCCCTTTGATTTTCCGGCCGACGAGAAGGAAGAATTGGTGTAG
- the LOC113702294 gene encoding glycosyltransferase 6-like has protein sequence MSRAKAQTKQSSYISRDSSRSYFLAVFVSMLLVFVICSLTETLPSFQNMISTTGADTCNGEPPAVNRTHDPKEATFYDEPELTYTLGKTIEDWDKKRKSWLHLHPSFAAGADTRILIVTGSQPSPCKNPIGDHLLLRCFKNKADYSRIHGYDIFYNTACLDPKLCNVWAKVALIRAAMVAHPEAEWIWWMDSDAVFTDMYFKVPLQRYKQHNLVVPGWPDMVYEKKSWVSLNTGSFFTRNCQWSLDFLDVWARMSPRSPDYKFWSETLMSTLSDKMFPGADEQSSLVYLLLTEKKKWGDKIYLENQYDLSAYWVGVVGKLIKFTRTEADAGKNLPLLRRRRAEVVSESVGEVREKYLENNTAGEGKRPFITHFTGCQPCSGNHDPSYVGNTCWDAMERTLNYADNQVLRNLGFVHRDISHGSYVSPLAFDFPSEVLQRKKSGEEYNR, from the coding sequence ATGTCTAGAGCTAAAGCTCAGACCAAACAATCATCATATATTTCTAGAGATAGCAGCAGGTCGTACTTCCTCGCTGTATTTGTCTCCATGTTACTCGTCTTTGTCATATGTTCCTTGACAGAAACTTTGCCCAGTTTCCAAAATATGATTTCAACTACCGGTGCTGATACCTGTAACGGCGAACCACCAGCCGTAAATCGAACCCACGACCCTAAAGAAGCCACTTTTTACGACGAACCCGAGCTAACTTACACGCTAGGCAAAACCATCGAAGACTGGGACAAGAAGAGAAAGTCCTGGCTACACCTTCATCCCTCGTTCGCCGCTGGTGCCGACACCCGTATTCTCATCGTGACGGGCTCTCAGCCTTCGCCATGCAAGAATCCCATCGGGGATCATCTACTTCTAAGGTGTTTCAAGAACAAGGCTGATTATTCCAGAATCCACGGCTACGATATCTTTTACAACACGGCATGTTTAGACCCCAAGCTGTGCAACGTTTGGGCTAAGGTAGCTTTAATTCGGGCTGCCATGGTGGCCCACCCGGAAGCAGAGTGGATCTGGTGGATGGACTCCGATGCTGTCTTTACTGACATGTACTTTAAAGTTCCGTTACAGAGGTACAAGCAGCATAATCTGGTTGTTCCCGGCTGGCCCGACATGGTTTACGAGAAGAAGAGTTGGGTTTCTCTAAATACCGGGAGTTTCTTCACGAGAAATTGTCAGTGGTCTTTGGATTTTTTGGATGTCTGGGCTCGCATGAGCCCGCGAAGCCCTGATTACAAGTTCTGGAGTGAAACTTTAATGTCTACGCTTTCGGATAAGATGTTCCCGGGAGCAGATGAGCAGTCGTCTTTGGTTTATTTGCTGTTGACAGAAAAGAAGAAATGGGGGGATAAGATTTATTTAGAGAATCAGTACGACTTGAGCGCTTATTGGGTAGGCGTAGTTGGAAAGCTTATTAAATTTACGAGGACGGAGGCTGACGCAGGGAAGAATTTGCCCTTGCTAAGGAGGAGAAGGGCGGAGGTGGTGAGCGAGAGCGTTGGTGAGGTGCGGGAGAAGTACTTGGAAAATAATACCGCTGGCGAGGGTAAACGGCCGTTTATTACGCATTTCACGGGATGCCAGCCCTGCAGCGGAAACCATGATCCCTCCTACGTTGGAAATACCTGCTGGGATGCAATGGAGAGGACTCTGAATTATGCTGATAATCAGGTCCTTCGTAACTTGGGTTTTGTGCACAGGGATATAAGCCATGGCTCTTACGTTTCACCCCTAGCCTTTGATTTTCCATCGGAAGTGCTGCAAAGAAAGAAATCCGGTGAAGAATATAACAGGTGA
- the LOC113702249 gene encoding glycosyltransferase 6, giving the protein MHHTLYHKQLGSGSRKEDTQTLPLRKEKVVAMSKTKLHSRPPSLSRDKSVFIAAAITVLLVCVIWSFTGTFSNFPTLFSSDCSGSPGQFFNRADDPQETTFYDDPEISYTVDGNPIKNWDEKRKEWLKLHPTFAAGVQNRMLLLTGSQPSPCKNPSGDHLLLRCFKNKVDYCRIHGCDVFYNNAYLNPKMKSYWAKIPLIRASMLAHPEAEWIWWMDSDAIFTDMDFKVPLRRYKHHNFVVHGWPNLIYEKKSWVAVNAGIFLIRNCQWSMEFLEAWARMGPQSPEYARWGQTLRSTFKDKMFPESDDQSALVYLLLKEKKKWGDMMYVENEYSLHGYWVAVVGRIDNITGRYEKIEKQEVKLRRRHAEAVGERYGKLWEEHLEDAGDRKGGWRRPFITHFTGCQPCSGDHNPSYVGKDCWVGMERALNFADNQVLRNFGFVHPDLRNGSVSPLAFDFPGAEASEDSLA; this is encoded by the coding sequence ATGCACCACACTCTATACCATAAACAGTTAGGCAGCGGCAGCAGGAAGGAAGATACTCAGACTCTCCCCTTGAGAAAGGAGAAAGTGGTAGCCATGTCCAAAACCAAACTTCATAGCAGACCACCATCCTTGTCTAGAGATAAATCCGTGTTTATTGCAGCAGCAATCACTGTATTACTTGTTTGTGTTATTTGGTCTTTCACAGGAACTTTCTCCAACTTTCCGACCTTATTCTCTTCAGACTGCTCAGGTAGTCCTGGCCAGTTCTTTAACCGAGCAGACGACCCTCAAGAAACAACGTTTTATGACGACCCTGAAATCAGTTACACCGTAGACGGCAATCCCATTAAGAACTGGGACGAGAAGAGAAAAGAATGGCTGAAACTCCATCCCACTTTCGCCGCCGGCGTCCAGAACCGTATGCTACTCCTCACTGGATCCCAGCCTTCGCCGTGTAAGAACCCCTCCGGGGACCATTTACTCCTCAGGTGCTTCAAGAATAAAGTCGACTACTGCAGAATCCATGGCTGCGACGTCTTCTACAACAATGCATACCTGAATCCCAAGATGAAGTCTTATTGGGCCAAGATACCGTTGATCCGGGCCTCAATGCTGGCCCATCCCGAGGCTGAGTGGATCTGGTGGATGGACTCTGATGCGATCTTCACTGACATGGATTTCAAGGTGCCACTGAGGAGGTACAAACACCATAATTTCGTCGTTCATGGATGGCCCAACCTGATTTACGAGAAGAAGAGCTGGGTTGCCGTGAATGCAGGGATTTTTCTCATCAGAAACTGTCAATGGTCCATGGAATTCCTCGAGGCTTGGGCCAGGATGGGCCCGCAAAGCCCAGAGTATGCACGGTGGGGTCAAACGCTGAGGTCGACGTTCAAGGACAAGATGTTCCCAGAGTCGGATGATCAGTCGGCCCTGGTTTACTTGCtgttgaaggaaaaaaagaaatggggTGATATGATGTACGTGGAGAATGAATACTCGCTGCATGGTTACTGGGTTGCGGTGGTGGGGAGAATTGACAATATTACCGGAAGGTACGAGAAGATTGAGAAACAGGAGGTGAAGCTGAGGAGGAGACACGCGGAGGCGGTGGGGGAGAGGTACGGGAAGCTGTGGGAGGAGCATCTGGAAGATGCGGGCGACAGAAAAGGCGGGTGGAGGCGGCCGTTCATAACGCACTTCACGGGGTGTCAGCCGTGCAGCGGGGACCACAATCCATCCTACGTGGGGAAGGACTGCTGGGTGGGGATGGAGAGGGCTCTGAATTTTGCGGATAATCAGGTGCTTCGTAATTTTGGGTTCGTGCACCCGGATTTGCGGAACGGCTCAGTGTCACCGTTGGCTTTTGATTTTCCGGGAGCAGAGGCATCTGAGGATTCACTAGCGTGA